The following coding sequences are from one Fibrobacter sp. UBA4297 window:
- a CDS encoding MauE/DoxX family redox-associated membrane protein: MIACFEKENLKKTIIAGILLLVATFFVTVGVAEISFPETVLTFTDQEWLLDIWPKAYRYNIHVGVGAIVLACALIFPAIKIQKDFAIRALETLCRIGIGGMFIFASIFKIQDPHQFATLVAQYQFFSALHLDFVNNFFALVYPQFEFWFGLAMIVSPFVRESAFAIFWMFVSFIIALAWALWNDLGITCGCFELEGAQDKAEAWTSLIRDLILIWPTLWLAFRKNKSIIGIWKKDKEVK, encoded by the coding sequence ATGATTGCATGTTTTGAAAAAGAAAATCTCAAGAAAACCATTATCGCGGGCATCCTCCTTCTCGTCGCAACGTTCTTCGTGACCGTTGGCGTTGCCGAAATCAGCTTCCCCGAAACGGTTCTCACGTTCACCGACCAGGAATGGCTCCTCGACATTTGGCCGAAGGCATACCGCTACAACATCCACGTAGGCGTTGGCGCCATCGTTCTCGCTTGTGCGCTCATCTTCCCGGCCATCAAGATCCAAAAGGATTTTGCTATCCGCGCTCTTGAAACGCTTTGCCGCATCGGCATTGGAGGCATGTTCATTTTCGCCTCCATTTTCAAGATTCAGGACCCGCACCAGTTTGCAACGCTCGTTGCGCAGTACCAGTTCTTCTCGGCGCTGCACCTCGACTTCGTGAACAACTTCTTTGCACTCGTGTACCCGCAATTTGAATTCTGGTTCGGGCTTGCGATGATTGTATCGCCGTTCGTCCGCGAATCTGCATTTGCGATTTTCTGGATGTTCGTAAGCTTCATCATCGCACTCGCCTGGGCGCTGTGGAATGATCTCGGCATCACTTGCGGTTGCTTTGAACTCGAAGGCGCACAAGATAAGGCAGAAGCCTGGACTAGCCTCATCCGTGACCTCATCCTCATTTGGCCGACGCTCTGGCTCGCCTTCCGCAAGAACAAGAGCATCATCGGCATCTGGAAAAAAGACAAGGAAGTGAAGTAA